One window of Mesorhizobium sp. WSM4904 genomic DNA carries:
- a CDS encoding DUF1036 domain-containing protein — MWFAKGFRMGFGGRPSKRLTLPLLIFGAGLGALCATSSARADFRVCNATQNLVGVGIGYRAKAGWITEGWWHIEGSTCKTLIEGPLSSRFYYLYAEDAERGGRWDGPINMCVAEKEFKIAGVNDCVARGFQRAGFQEYDTGEQASWMVQLTDEPATGGAPAAPAPGTNNQ, encoded by the coding sequence ATGTGGTTCGCGAAGGGATTTAGAATGGGTTTCGGCGGCAGGCCGAGCAAGCGCTTGACCCTGCCGCTCCTGATCTTTGGCGCGGGCCTCGGCGCGCTTTGCGCGACCTCTTCGGCGCGCGCCGACTTCCGCGTCTGCAACGCGACACAGAATCTGGTGGGCGTCGGAATCGGCTATCGGGCGAAGGCCGGCTGGATCACCGAGGGCTGGTGGCACATCGAAGGGTCGACCTGCAAGACGCTGATCGAGGGGCCTCTGTCATCAAGGTTTTACTATCTTTATGCAGAAGACGCCGAGCGTGGTGGGCGTTGGGACGGCCCGATCAACATGTGCGTGGCCGAAAAAGAGTTCAAGATCGCCGGCGTGAATGATTGCGTCGCCCGGGGCTTTCAGCGCGCCGGATTTCAGGAATATGACACGGGCGAGCAGGCAAGCTGGATGGTCCAGCTGACCGACGAGCCCGCAACGGGAGGCGCGCCAGCGGCCCCCGCTCCGGGAACAAACAATCAATGA
- the pyk gene encoding pyruvate kinase, which produces MRRNRKVKILATIGPASSSEGMLKRLFEAGADVFRINMSHTDHELMRTLVGRIRAVEAAVGRPIGILADLQGPKLRVGKFANGKEALTVGQTFTLDDNPEPGTSSRVYLPHPEILSSVEAGHRLLIDDGKLELRAVKSDGKSIVCTVVAGTSISDKKGVSLPDTDLPVGALTEKDRADLDAVLAASVDWVALSFVQRPEDLAEARKIARGRALIMAKIEKPQAVARLAEIIELSDALMVARGDLGVEMPLEAVPGIQKQITRAARRAGKPVVIATQMLESMITAPVPTRAEVSDVSIAVFEGADAIMLSAESAAGAYPVEAVAMMNRIATKVEADPTYAGIINAQRSEPEATGADAISLAAREIAETLKLSAIISYTASGTTGLRAARERPQVPIVALSPIVNTARRLSLLWGTHCVVSEDATDLDDMVDRACRIALEEGFGKPGDRVIITAGVPLRTPGSTNMLRIAYVGSETH; this is translated from the coding sequence ATGAGACGTAACCGCAAGGTCAAGATCCTCGCCACCATCGGTCCGGCTTCCTCGTCCGAGGGGATGCTCAAGAGGCTGTTCGAAGCGGGCGCCGATGTCTTCCGCATCAATATGAGCCACACCGACCATGAGCTGATGCGCACGCTCGTCGGCCGCATCCGCGCCGTCGAGGCGGCCGTCGGCCGGCCGATCGGTATTCTCGCCGATTTGCAGGGACCGAAGCTCAGGGTCGGCAAGTTTGCCAACGGCAAGGAAGCGCTGACCGTCGGTCAGACCTTCACGCTCGACGACAATCCGGAACCCGGCACGTCCAGCCGCGTCTACCTGCCGCATCCGGAAATCCTGAGCTCGGTCGAAGCCGGTCATCGTCTTTTGATCGACGACGGCAAGCTGGAGCTCAGGGCGGTGAAGAGCGACGGCAAGTCGATCGTCTGCACAGTGGTCGCCGGCACCTCGATCTCCGACAAGAAGGGCGTCAGCCTGCCCGACACCGACCTGCCGGTCGGCGCGCTGACCGAGAAGGATCGCGCCGATCTCGATGCGGTGCTCGCGGCCAGCGTCGACTGGGTGGCGTTGTCCTTCGTTCAGCGGCCCGAGGATCTGGCCGAAGCGCGCAAGATCGCGCGCGGCCGGGCGCTGATCATGGCCAAGATCGAAAAGCCGCAGGCGGTGGCTCGCCTTGCCGAGATCATCGAGCTCTCGGACGCGCTAATGGTCGCGCGCGGCGATCTCGGCGTCGAGATGCCGCTCGAGGCCGTGCCCGGCATACAGAAGCAGATCACCCGCGCCGCGCGCCGCGCCGGCAAGCCGGTGGTGATCGCGACCCAGATGCTGGAATCGATGATCACCGCGCCGGTGCCGACCCGCGCCGAGGTGTCCGACGTGTCGATCGCCGTATTCGAAGGCGCGGACGCGATCATGCTTTCGGCCGAATCCGCGGCCGGCGCCTATCCGGTCGAAGCGGTCGCCATGATGAACCGCATCGCCACCAAGGTCGAAGCCGACCCGACCTATGCCGGCATCATCAACGCGCAGCGCTCGGAGCCGGAAGCGACCGGGGCGGATGCGATTTCGCTCGCCGCGCGCGAGATCGCCGAGACGCTGAAACTGTCGGCGATCATCTCCTACACGGCTTCCGGCACCACGGGCCTGCGCGCCGCGCGCGAGCGCCCGCAGGTGCCGATCGTGGCGCTGTCGCCGATCGTCAACACGGCGCGCCGGCTGTCGCTCCTGTGGGGCACGCATTGCGTGGTTTCGGAGGACGCCACCGACCTCGACGACATGGTCGACCGCGCCTGCCGCATCGCGCTGGAAGAGGGCTTCGGCAAGCCGGGCGACCGCGTCATCATCACCGCGGGCGTGCCGCTGAGGACGCCAGGCTCGACCAATATGCTGCGCATTGCCTATGTCGGGTCGGAGACGCACTGA
- a CDS encoding alpha/beta hydrolase, which produces MNLICAAFLFLIALLFALAGITRAGVRLIERRNPPVGEFADIDGARIHYVHIPAPAGADLPPVVFIHGASANLKDQMLPLRPLLEGRAELLFLDRPGLGWSERGSGRNETLAAQADTVAALMDRLGITGAIIVGHSFGGAITTAFAREHPEKTLGLVFLAPVSHPWPGGATAWYYRLTAVPAVGWLFSETVAYPAGMLQIGSATACVFSPNHMPGDYIGKAAIPLVLRPRAFRANARDVAQLYDYVRAASPGYREIRAPTVVISGDRDKVVYATIHSVGLGRDIPGAELVWVRNLGHKPDWTAPGLVVGAVERAAGAPVDLQAMASAVESRIAGDAQGAGRYPELKVPDAELAPG; this is translated from the coding sequence ATGAACCTCATCTGCGCTGCCTTTCTCTTCCTCATTGCGCTCCTCTTCGCCCTTGCCGGCATCACCCGTGCCGGTGTCCGGCTGATCGAGCGCCGCAACCCTCCGGTCGGTGAATTCGCCGACATCGACGGCGCCCGCATCCACTATGTCCACATTCCGGCACCTGCCGGCGCCGACCTGCCGCCGGTCGTCTTCATCCATGGCGCCAGCGCCAATCTGAAGGATCAGATGTTGCCGCTGAGGCCGCTGCTCGAGGGCCGTGCCGAGCTGCTGTTCCTCGATCGGCCCGGCCTCGGCTGGTCCGAGCGCGGATCGGGCCGCAACGAAACGCTGGCGGCACAGGCGGACACCGTCGCCGCGCTGATGGATCGCCTTGGCATCACTGGGGCGATTATCGTCGGCCATTCCTTCGGCGGCGCGATCACCACCGCCTTTGCCCGCGAGCATCCGGAAAAGACGCTCGGCCTCGTCTTCCTGGCGCCCGTCAGTCATCCCTGGCCGGGCGGCGCGACCGCCTGGTACTATAGGCTGACGGCCGTTCCGGCGGTCGGCTGGCTGTTTTCCGAGACGGTTGCCTACCCCGCCGGCATGCTGCAGATCGGCAGCGCGACGGCCTGTGTCTTTTCGCCAAACCATATGCCGGGCGATTATATCGGCAAGGCCGCGATCCCATTGGTGCTGAGGCCGCGCGCGTTCCGCGCCAACGCCCGTGATGTGGCACAGCTCTACGATTATGTGCGCGCGGCTTCGCCGGGCTACCGCGAGATCAGGGCGCCGACGGTCGTCATCTCGGGCGATCGCGACAAGGTGGTCTACGCCACCATCCATTCCGTCGGCCTCGGACGCGACATCCCCGGCGCCGAGCTGGTCTGGGTCCGCAATCTCGGCCACAAGCCCGACTGGACCGCTCCCGGCCTCGTCGTCGGCGCCGTCGAGAGGGCTGCCGGCGCGCCCGTCGACTTGCAGGCGATGGCGAGCGCCGTGGAAAGCCGTATCGCTGGTGACGCGCAAGGCGCCGGCAGATATCCGGAACTCAAGGTGCCGGACGCCGAACTGGCGCCGGGCTGA
- the ykgO gene encoding type B 50S ribosomal protein L36: protein MKIKNSLKALKARHRDNRLVRRKGRIYIINKTAPRYKARQG, encoded by the coding sequence ATGAAGATCAAGAATTCGCTCAAGGCGCTCAAGGCGCGTCACCGCGACAACCGGCTGGTTCGCCGCAAGGGACGCATCTACATCATCAACAAGACCGCTCCGCGCTACAAGGCGCGCCAGGGCTGA
- a CDS encoding lysozyme inhibitor LprI family protein — protein MRRLFLPACLILFATASAAWAEDCDRSDDSQSMMNICADADYQAADAKLNATYKDIVGRNDEKANKLLQTSQRAWIAFRDAECAYSTADSEGGSIHPMELSQCLTELTNERIKQLTSGPNCQEGDPSCASPDEDEDQDVQ, from the coding sequence ATGCGCCGTCTCTTTCTGCCCGCCTGCCTTATCCTCTTCGCGACGGCTTCGGCTGCGTGGGCCGAGGACTGCGACCGCAGCGACGACAGCCAGTCGATGATGAATATCTGCGCCGATGCCGACTATCAGGCGGCCGACGCCAAGCTCAACGCCACCTACAAGGATATCGTCGGCCGCAACGACGAGAAGGCCAATAAGCTGCTGCAGACGTCGCAGCGCGCCTGGATCGCCTTCCGCGACGCCGAATGCGCCTATTCGACCGCCGACAGCGAGGGCGGCTCGATCCACCCGATGGAGCTTTCGCAGTGCCTGACCGAGCTCACCAACGAGCGCATCAAGCAGCTCACCTCTGGCCCCAACTGCCAGGAAGGCGATCCGAGCTGCGCCAGCCCGGACGAAGACGAAGACCAGGACGTGCAGTAG
- a CDS encoding 5-(carboxyamino)imidazole ribonucleotide synthase, translating to MSLAPGSTIGIIGGGQLGRMLAMAAARLGYRTIVLEPQADCPAAQVANRQITAAYDDPTELAELAAASAVVTYEFENVPVRAAEMLAARVPVYPPPRALEVAQDRVAEKSFLNGIGIPTAEFCPVDNDDQLTLVLKKFNGSGVLKTRRLGYDGKGQRVFRNMETGGFAGTCEAMGNVPLILESLVAFEREISVIAARGLDGSVAAYDPAENVHRDGILRTSTIPAGIGPETAAAAKDAAAKILAALDYVGVIGVEFFVLADGSLLANELAPRVHNSGHWTEAACAVSQFEQHIRAVAGLPLGSPARHCDCVMENLVGDDMLKVPALLAEPDVMLHLYGKAESRPGRKMGHFTRIRR from the coding sequence GTGAGCCTGGCTCCGGGATCGACCATCGGCATCATCGGTGGTGGCCAGCTCGGCCGCATGCTGGCAATGGCGGCCGCTCGTCTCGGCTATCGCACGATCGTGCTTGAGCCGCAGGCCGACTGCCCGGCGGCACAGGTCGCCAATCGGCAGATCACCGCGGCCTACGACGATCCGACGGAGCTTGCCGAGCTGGCTGCCGCCAGCGCCGTCGTCACCTACGAATTCGAGAATGTCCCGGTTCGAGCCGCGGAAATGCTCGCCGCGCGCGTCCCGGTCTATCCGCCGCCCCGCGCGCTCGAAGTTGCGCAGGATCGCGTGGCCGAGAAGAGTTTTCTGAACGGCATCGGCATTCCGACGGCCGAATTCTGCCCCGTCGACAATGATGACCAGCTGACGCTGGTGCTGAAGAAATTCAACGGCAGCGGCGTGCTGAAAACGCGACGCCTGGGCTATGACGGCAAGGGCCAGCGCGTCTTCCGCAACATGGAGACAGGCGGCTTTGCCGGCACCTGCGAGGCGATGGGCAATGTGCCGCTGATCCTCGAATCGCTCGTCGCCTTCGAGCGCGAGATTTCGGTGATCGCCGCGCGTGGGCTTGACGGGAGCGTCGCCGCTTACGATCCGGCCGAGAACGTCCATCGCGACGGTATCTTGCGCACATCGACGATACCGGCCGGCATCGGTCCGGAAACCGCCGCGGCAGCCAAGGATGCGGCGGCAAAAATCCTCGCGGCGCTCGACTATGTCGGCGTCATCGGCGTCGAGTTCTTCGTCCTTGCCGACGGCTCGCTGCTGGCCAACGAGCTGGCGCCGCGCGTCCACAATTCCGGCCACTGGACGGAAGCGGCCTGCGCCGTCTCGCAGTTCGAGCAGCATATCCGCGCCGTAGCCGGCCTGCCGCTGGGCTCGCCTGCCAGGCATTGCGACTGCGTGATGGAAAACCTGGTCGGCGACGACATGCTGAAGGTGCCGGCGCTGCTCGCGGAGCCCGATGTGATGCTGCATCTCTACGGCAAGGCGGAGTCACGCCCCGGCCGCAAGATGGGCCATTTCACCCGGATCAGGCGCTGA
- the purE gene encoding 5-(carboxyamino)imidazole ribonucleotide mutase, with protein sequence MTDQRADVAIIMGSQSDWATMRQAAETLDALGIPHKRLIVSAHRTPDRLYEFAKGAKAAGYKVIIAGAGGAAHLPGMTAAMTPLPVFGVPVESKALSGQDSLLSIVQMPAGIPVGTLAIGKAGAANAALLAAAVLALNDDKLAARLDAWRAAQTAKVASEPADTP encoded by the coding sequence TTGACCGATCAGCGTGCCGACGTCGCCATCATCATGGGCAGCCAGTCCGACTGGGCGACGATGCGCCAGGCGGCCGAAACGCTGGATGCGCTGGGCATCCCGCACAAAAGGCTGATCGTCTCGGCGCACCGCACGCCCGACCGCCTCTATGAATTCGCCAAGGGCGCCAAGGCGGCCGGCTACAAGGTGATCATCGCCGGCGCCGGCGGCGCCGCGCACCTGCCCGGCATGACGGCGGCGATGACGCCGCTGCCCGTCTTCGGCGTTCCGGTCGAATCCAAGGCATTGTCCGGGCAGGATTCGCTGCTCTCCATCGTGCAGATGCCGGCCGGCATTCCCGTCGGCACGCTGGCGATCGGCAAGGCGGGCGCCGCCAACGCGGCGCTTCTTGCCGCGGCTGTGCTGGCGCTCAATGATGACAAGCTCGCCGCGCGGCTCGACGCCTGGCGCGCCGCCCAGACCGCCAAGGTCGCTAGCGAGCCGGCGGATACGCCGTGA
- a CDS encoding aminotransferase class V-fold PLP-dependent enzyme has product MKTYSDTGSNTTIRERLGLRPIINVSGTMTSLGASIIVPEAISAMAEIASQWVEMDDLQRAASTIVARLTGGEAGFITACCASGITMAIAGAMTGTNLLAIERLPDDTEGLKSEVVIQLGHIVNYGAPIDQSIRVAGAKVIPAGTVSVTQDYHVREAINERTAAALYVVAHHTVQYGMLSLEEFCEICHAKNIPVIVDAASEYDLRSFLARGADIVVYSGHKFLSGPTSGIVTGRKDLVRAAYLQNRGVARAMKVGKESIAGTMAALEAWEKRDHAGIRRREEAALNLWKDALQGIPGIGAQIVPDPTANPLDRLQVFVRPESRFTAAGLASALAAGSPPVIVRNHEVERGHFFLDPCNLHPGEAEIVAEQLRAVLTAKERPADAMKAARKDSAGALRWPD; this is encoded by the coding sequence ATGAAAACCTATTCCGATACTGGCTCCAACACCACGATCCGCGAGCGCCTAGGGTTGAGGCCCATCATCAACGTCTCCGGCACGATGACCTCGCTCGGCGCCTCGATCATTGTTCCCGAGGCGATCAGCGCCATGGCCGAGATCGCCTCGCAATGGGTGGAGATGGACGATCTGCAGCGCGCCGCGAGCACCATCGTCGCGCGCCTGACCGGCGGTGAGGCCGGCTTCATCACCGCCTGCTGCGCCTCGGGCATCACCATGGCGATCGCCGGCGCGATGACGGGCACCAACCTTCTGGCGATCGAACGGCTGCCGGACGACACCGAAGGCCTGAAGTCGGAGGTCGTGATCCAGCTCGGCCATATCGTCAATTACGGCGCGCCGATCGACCAGTCGATCCGCGTCGCCGGCGCCAAGGTCATCCCCGCCGGCACCGTCAGCGTCACCCAGGACTATCACGTGCGCGAGGCGATCAACGAGCGCACGGCGGCGGCACTCTACGTCGTCGCGCACCATACGGTGCAATACGGCATGCTATCGCTGGAGGAGTTCTGCGAGATTTGTCACGCCAAAAACATTCCGGTGATCGTCGACGCGGCCTCGGAATATGATCTGCGCAGTTTCCTGGCGCGCGGCGCCGACATCGTCGTCTATAGCGGCCACAAATTCCTGAGCGGCCCGACCAGCGGCATCGTCACCGGCCGCAAGGACCTGGTGCGCGCAGCCTATCTGCAGAACCGCGGCGTCGCGCGCGCCATGAAAGTCGGCAAGGAGAGCATCGCCGGCACCATGGCGGCGCTCGAAGCCTGGGAGAAGCGCGACCATGCCGGCATCCGCCGGCGCGAGGAGGCGGCGCTCAATCTGTGGAAGGATGCGCTGCAAGGCATTCCCGGCATCGGCGCCCAGATCGTCCCTGATCCGACCGCGAACCCGCTCGACCGCCTGCAGGTCTTCGTGCGGCCGGAAAGCCGCTTCACCGCCGCCGGCCTTGCCTCCGCGCTCGCCGCCGGTTCGCCGCCCGTCATCGTGCGCAACCACGAGGTCGAGCGCGGCCACTTCTTCCTCGACCCCTGCAACCTGCATCCCGGCGAGGCCGAGATCGTCGCCGAGCAGCTTCGCGCCGTGCTGACCGCGAAGGAGCGTCCGGCCGACGCGATGAAAGCCGCGCGCAAGGATTCGGCCGGCGCGCTGCGCTGGCCGGACTAG
- a CDS encoding RidA family protein, with product MTPYTRLAELGLTLPEPPTPIANFVTHAESGRLIFLSGQGPLRADGTLCTGKVGEDVTVEQAYEHARLTGLNLLAVMHAAAGDLGRIVRVVKLLGFVNATPTFSDHPKVVNGCSDLFADVFDKIGGHARSAIGVGSLPGNITVEIEAIVEIAA from the coding sequence ATGACGCCTTACACCCGGCTCGCCGAACTCGGCCTGACGCTGCCCGAGCCGCCGACGCCCATCGCCAACTTCGTCACCCATGCCGAGAGCGGCCGGCTGATCTTCCTGTCCGGCCAGGGGCCGTTGCGCGCCGACGGCACGCTTTGCACCGGCAAGGTCGGCGAGGACGTGACCGTCGAGCAGGCCTACGAGCATGCCCGCCTCACCGGCCTCAACCTGCTCGCCGTCATGCATGCGGCGGCGGGCGACCTCGGCCGCATCGTGCGCGTCGTCAAGCTGCTCGGCTTCGTCAACGCGACGCCCACCTTCAGCGACCACCCGAAAGTGGTCAACGGCTGTTCCGATCTCTTCGCCGATGTCTTCGACAAGATCGGCGGCCATGCGCGCTCGGCGATCGGCGTCGGCTCGCTGCCTGGGAACATCACCGTCGAAATCGAAGCGATCGTCGAGATCGCCGCCTGA
- a CDS encoding amino acid ABC transporter ATP-binding protein gives MATSSHDSLALLDIAKVSKSFGSVEVLRSVSLTVAKGEVVTVIGPSGSGKTTLLRCVNFLESYDSGSIRIDGKEVGFRDGGARQRRSERDLAAMRAETGMVFQGFNLFPHLTAAGNIMLGLTKVRGKSKTEARSIAEHWLGRVGLAHKADSLPAELSGGQQQRVGIARAVAMEPKILLLDEITSALDPELVGEVLAVVRSLAEDGMTMVMVTHEMAFARDASSRIVFMADGGVSAVGPPKEVLAAETTNERLRTFLARFRASHF, from the coding sequence ATGGCCACCAGTTCCCACGACAGTCTAGCGCTTCTCGACATAGCCAAGGTCTCGAAATCCTTCGGCTCCGTCGAGGTGCTGCGCTCCGTCAGCCTCACGGTGGCGAAGGGCGAGGTGGTCACCGTCATCGGCCCGTCCGGCAGCGGCAAGACCACGCTGCTGCGCTGCGTCAACTTCCTCGAAAGCTACGACAGCGGCTCGATCCGCATCGATGGCAAGGAGGTCGGTTTCCGCGACGGCGGCGCGCGCCAGCGCCGCAGCGAGCGCGACTTGGCCGCGATGCGCGCCGAGACCGGCATGGTGTTCCAGGGCTTCAATCTGTTCCCGCATCTGACGGCGGCCGGCAACATCATGCTCGGCCTCACCAAGGTGCGCGGCAAGAGCAAGACGGAGGCGCGCTCGATAGCCGAGCATTGGCTGGGCCGCGTCGGCCTCGCCCACAAGGCCGACAGCCTGCCCGCGGAACTTTCCGGCGGCCAGCAGCAGCGCGTCGGCATCGCCCGAGCCGTCGCCATGGAACCGAAAATCCTGCTGCTCGACGAGATCACCTCGGCGCTCGATCCCGAGCTCGTCGGCGAGGTGCTGGCCGTCGTGCGCAGCCTGGCCGAGGACGGCATGACCATGGTGATGGTGACGCATGAAATGGCCTTCGCCCGCGACGCGTCCAGCCGCATCGTCTTCATGGCCGATGGCGGCGTCAGCGCCGTCGGTCCGCCCAAGGAGGTTCTCGCCGCGGAGACCACCAACGAACGCCTCCGCACCTTCCTGGCGCGCTTCCGCGCCTCGCATTTCTGA
- a CDS encoding amino acid ABC transporter permease gives MFGQIAYALPFLAEGFALTLWVSLLVVVLSLIAGVILGVGLVYGPAPLRWAVRIFSDTIRGIPILVLIFFVYYGLPAVGVHLQSFWAAVLALTLFKTAQVVEYLRGAVASIPKGQSEAAMAIGLTFRQRLAYVIFPQAFRRFLPPWINGVTDAVKGSALVSLLGITDLMQAINQVIGRTYEAMPLYILGALLYFAVNYALSLASRRLERRFAFIRE, from the coding sequence ATGTTCGGCCAGATCGCCTACGCCCTGCCGTTCCTCGCCGAAGGCTTCGCGCTGACGCTTTGGGTGTCTCTGCTGGTTGTGGTGCTGTCGCTGATTGCCGGCGTCATCCTCGGCGTAGGCTTGGTCTATGGCCCGGCGCCGCTGCGCTGGGCGGTGCGCATCTTCAGCGACACCATTCGCGGCATCCCGATCCTGGTGCTGATCTTCTTCGTCTATTACGGCCTGCCGGCGGTCGGCGTGCATCTCCAGTCCTTCTGGGCCGCGGTGCTCGCGCTCACTCTGTTCAAGACCGCTCAGGTCGTCGAATATCTGCGCGGCGCTGTCGCCTCCATTCCGAAGGGCCAGTCCGAAGCGGCGATGGCGATCGGCCTGACCTTCCGGCAGCGGCTTGCCTACGTCATCTTTCCGCAGGCCTTCCGCCGCTTCCTGCCGCCTTGGATCAACGGCGTCACCGACGCGGTGAAAGGCAGCGCGCTGGTCTCGCTGCTCGGCATCACCGATCTGATGCAGGCCATCAATCAGGTCATCGGCCGCACCTATGAGGCGATGCCGCTCTATATCCTCGGCGCTCTTCTCTATTTCGCCGTCAACTACGCGCTTTCGCTCGCCAGCCGACGGCTCGAGCGGCGCTTCGCCTTCATCCGGGAATAG
- a CDS encoding amino acid ABC transporter permease produces MGYTLNFNLIWRHFDKLWGGLLLSLELAVISIAIGIVIGLVLAVWYVSAGRVVRGIIAAYVEFIRNVPLILLVYLVFYGLPTVVDLVYSAQTSFVATLSLYSGAYLVEVFRSGLEAVPRGQIDAGKAIGLTPWQRLVHVRLPTMMRITLPALSNTFISLFKDTSVASVISVPELTYGAQWINFNTFRIVEVYLVVTAMYLLTGYALLFALRQVERWYRTAR; encoded by the coding sequence ATGGGCTATACGCTCAACTTCAACCTGATCTGGCGGCACTTCGACAAGCTGTGGGGCGGCTTGCTGCTCAGCCTCGAGCTTGCCGTGATCTCGATCGCCATCGGCATCGTCATCGGGCTGGTGCTGGCCGTCTGGTATGTCTCGGCCGGCCGCGTCGTGCGCGGCATCATCGCGGCTTACGTCGAATTCATTCGCAACGTGCCGCTGATCCTGCTGGTCTATCTGGTCTTCTACGGCCTGCCGACCGTCGTCGACCTCGTCTACAGCGCGCAGACCTCCTTCGTCGCGACACTTTCCCTCTACAGCGGCGCCTATCTGGTCGAGGTGTTTCGCTCCGGCCTGGAGGCCGTGCCGCGCGGCCAGATCGACGCCGGCAAGGCGATCGGGCTCACGCCCTGGCAGCGGCTTGTCCATGTGCGCTTGCCGACGATGATGCGCATCACGCTGCCGGCGCTCTCCAACACTTTCATCTCGCTGTTCAAGGACACCTCCGTCGCTTCCGTCATCTCGGTGCCGGAGCTGACCTATGGCGCACAGTGGATCAACTTCAACACCTTCCGCATCGTCGAGGTCTATCTGGTGGTGACGGCGATGTATCTGTTGACGGGCTACGCCCTGCTCTTCGCGTTGCGCCAGGTCGAGCGCTGGTACAGGACGGCGCGCTGA
- a CDS encoding transporter substrate-binding domain-containing protein: MAGLATAGALTAISAEKAAAQAASDSVLRTALDRGKLIVGTGSTNAPWHFENDAGELVGMDITMGRILAKGLFDDPTKVEFVMQDPAQRIPNVTTNKVDITIQFMTMTAQRSQLIHFSRPYYVEGVALLTLPGSENKTFDKLLAGGPATRVSILQNVDAESSVHFALPQAQVMQIDTQANVLQALESKRVDAAAVDLSTVRWLASRNPDKYFDAGKSWYSMLYGAAVRQGDLDWLTYVNQTFTIAMFGHETALYDAAFKEYFGQEPPPRHPGFPVI, from the coding sequence ATGGCGGGACTTGCCACCGCCGGCGCGCTCACCGCGATCAGCGCCGAAAAGGCAGCCGCGCAGGCCGCATCCGACAGCGTGCTGCGCACCGCGCTCGATCGCGGTAAGCTCATCGTCGGCACCGGCAGCACCAATGCGCCCTGGCATTTCGAGAACGATGCCGGCGAGCTGGTCGGCATGGACATCACCATGGGCCGTATCCTCGCCAAGGGCCTCTTCGATGATCCGACCAAGGTCGAGTTCGTCATGCAGGACCCGGCGCAGCGCATTCCGAACGTGACCACCAACAAGGTCGACATCACCATCCAGTTCATGACCATGACCGCGCAGCGCTCGCAGCTGATCCACTTCTCGCGGCCCTACTATGTCGAAGGCGTCGCGCTGCTGACGCTGCCCGGCTCGGAGAACAAGACCTTCGACAAGCTGCTTGCGGGAGGCCCGGCCACCCGCGTCTCGATCCTGCAGAATGTCGATGCCGAAAGCTCGGTCCACTTTGCCCTGCCGCAGGCGCAGGTGATGCAGATCGACACCCAGGCCAACGTGCTCCAGGCGCTGGAATCGAAGCGCGTCGACGCCGCCGCGGTCGACCTCTCCACCGTGCGCTGGCTCGCCTCGCGCAATCCGGACAAATATTTCGATGCCGGCAAGAGCTGGTATTCGATGCTTTACGGCGCGGCGGTCCGCCAGGGCGATCTCGACTGGCTGACCTATGTCAACCAGACCTTCACCATCGCCATGTTCGGCCACGAGACGGCACTCTACGATGCCGCCTTCAAGGAATATTTCGGCCAGGAGCCGCCGCCACGTCACCCGGGCTTCCCCGTTATCTGA